One Pyrenophora tritici-repentis strain M4 chromosome 5, whole genome shotgun sequence DNA window includes the following coding sequences:
- a CDS encoding DDE-3 multi-domain protein, with protein sequence MPGTGHRLQPAVLQAILDRIAACESDRAISRATGASRNTVAKLRLSLEFWGVPYPPRCVRLGRPSILRQAQREGLQAYLNGSPGAYMDEMRDFLYDEYDVRISLASVYRELEKMRWSRKLATKRAKEQSEPLRRLYLARMAQHYKAEQIVALDESACNERTGDRKYGWSPIGEPVELSHSFRRSERWSLLPAMTIDGYISYKIFQGAITSEILEDFLEFQVLPFCNPHPGPASVIVLDNASIHRSERVRVLCQSAGVLLEYLPPYSPDFNPIEKSFKQLKGWMKRNSAQAENFIDFGVFLEYAAQLVCCNINCRSWFHRCGYPY encoded by the coding sequence atgccaggcaccggccaccgcttgcagcccgctgttctccaggctatcctcgaccgaattgctgcctgcgaaagtgatcgagccatctctagagctacaggtgcgagccgtaacacagtagcaaagctgaggttgagcttagagttttggggcgtgccttatccgccgcgctgcgttcgacttgggcggccatctatactccggcaagctcagcgcgaaggccttcaggcatacctcaatggctcaccgggcgcatacatggatgagatgagggacttcttgtacgacgagtacgacgttaggataagccttgcgagcgtttaccgagagctagagaagatgagatggtctcgcaagcttgcaacaaagcgggcaaaggagcagagtgagccactccgccgcctctatcttgccaggatggcgcaacactataaggcggagcagatcgttgcgttggacgagagcgcctgcaatgagcgtacgggcgaccgcaagtatggctggtctccaatcggggagccggtggagctatcacacagcttcaggcgatcagaacggtggtcgctgctgccagccatgacgatagatggctacataagctataagatctttcaaggcgcgattacatctgagatcctagaagacttcttagagtttcaagtgctgccgttctgcaatcctcacccagggccagcctcagtaatcgtgcttgataacgcctccatccatcgatcagagcgtgtacgggtgctttgccaaagtgctggagtactccttgagtatctgccgccatactcaccagatttcaaccccatcgagaagagctttaagcagctcaaggggtggatgaaaaggaattcagcgcaagcggagaacttcattgactttggggtctttcttgagtatgcagcgcagctggtgtgctgtaatattaactgcagaagctggttccataggtgtggctatccctattaa
- a CDS encoding SET domain containing protein produces MATLARISNVGVVAGYGLVASHDIERGALIVQENALVYCNTTVTENRAAATAVYNFFQRERDRFTSHLQTEVGKLDDNDRIRFNNLFTMNPAATPSHILVDRIQHNCFEFMVESRSTRSNKIYVAVYPTISLANHSCVPNATVHINSRTSTPEVKRAQGRLVASKKITAGAEIFVNYMTHGHMLVGHTVRKRELNRSWDFACACSGCKPLDQAQMDEGKRICLTWMHPMIENMEGPSPIQERDTVIDNLRVYITILQSMGIWDERLANAWWLLVQNHLANEEYWKAKRCAQAGLLVERHAYESNFRGALLDVALRCYDLAAGSRDLLTLTEPYPLL; encoded by the exons ATGGCTACTTTGGCAAGAATATCTAACGTGGGCGTTGTTGCAGGTTACGGCCTGGTCGCATCACACGACATTGAGCGAGGCGCGCTTATCGTCCAGGAGAATGCACTGGTCTATTGCAACACAACTGTCACTGAAAACCGAGCCGCAGCCACTGCAGTCTATAATTTCTTCCAGAGGGAACGAGACAGGTTCACTAGTCATCTGCAAACCGAAGTTGGGAAACTCGACGATAATGACCGGATAAGATTCAACAATCTCTTTACAATGAATCCTGCAGCAACACCAAGCCATATACTTGTTGATCGTATCCAACACAACTGTTTTGAGTTTATGGTAGAGAGCAGGAGCACTCGTTCCAATAAAATATATGTTGCCGTATATCCAACTATAAGCTTGGCAAATCACTCTTGTGTTCCAAACGCGACAGTTCACATCAATTCAAGAACCTCTACACCTGAAGTGAAACGAGCACAAGGAAGACTGGTAGCATCGAAGAAGATAACAGCGGGCGCAGAGATCTTCGTGAACTACATGACCCATGGGCACATGCTGGTTGGCCACACTGTCCGCAAGCGCGAGTTGAATAGAAGCTGGGACTTTGCCTGCGCATGCAGTGGCTGCAAACCACTTGATCAAGCGCAAATGGACGAAGGGAAACGAATATGCTTAACGTGGATGCATCCCATGATTGAAAATATGGAGGGTCCATCTCCTATCCAAGAGAGGGACACGGTCATTGATAACTTACGCGTGTACATCACCATCCTGCAAAGTATGGGAATATGGGATGAAAGGTTAGCTAATGC CTGGTGGCTATTGGTTCAGAATCATCTCGCCAACGAGGAGTACTGGAAGGCAAAGCGATGCGCCCAGGCTGGGCTACTTGTTGAGAGACACGCGTACGAATCAAATTTCCGGGGCGCTTTACTCGACGTCGCCTTGAGGTGTTATGATCTGGCCGCTGGATCACGCGATCTACTAACCCTAACGGAACCTTACCCGCTACTGTGA
- a CDS encoding mRNA turnover protein MRT4: MPKSKRAKVVHLTKTDKKGKELSLKLFANVQEAADNYEHVFVFAVENMRNSYLKDVRAEFSDSRFFFGKTKVMAKALGQTPAEEHLTNLSELTKHLNGNVGLLFTSRDPSEIIDYFSAYSKTDFARAGVVATQTFTVPAGVVHSRGGEVPEDEDVPLPHSMETTIRKWGMPTRLQQGKIVLDAPYTIAEEGKVMNSHQTALLKMFGVAMADFKIDLKAYYSKATESVTEVGAMEE; the protein is encoded by the exons ATGCCCAAATCGAAGCGCGCGAAGGTCGTACACCTTACCAAGACGGACAAGAAGGGCAAGGAGCTTTCCTTGAAGCTGTTTGCCAATGTCCAGGAAGCCGCCGATAACTACGAGCACGTCTTCGTTTTTGCAGTGGAAAACATGCGCAACTCGTACCTGAAGGATGTGCGCGCAGAGTTTTCAGACAGCCG ATTCTTCTTCGGCAAGACCAAAGTAATGGCAAAGGCGCTCGGCCAGACGCCAGCAGAGGAGCACCTAACCAATCTCTCCGAGCTTACCAAACACCTCAATGGCAACGTTGGGCTCCTATTTACCAGTCGCGACCCCAGCGAGATTATCGACTACTTTTCTGCCTACTCCAAAACCGACTTTGCGCGTGCCGGTGTTGTCGCTACACAGACATTTACAGTACCTGCCGGTGTGGTTCACTCAAGAGGTGGGGAGGTGCCTGAAGACGAGGATGTACCGCTGCCGCATAGCATGGAGACCACCATCAGGAAATGGGGTATGCCAACAAGGCTCCAACAAGGAAAAATTGTCTTGGATGCTCCTTACACGATTGCCGAAGAGGGAAAGGTCATGAACAGTCATCAGACAGCGCTACTGAAGATGTTCGGTGTAGCCATGGCTGACTTCAAGATCGACCTCAAGGCCTACTATTCCAAGGCCACCGAGTCGGTGACCGAGGTTGGCGCCATGGAGGAATAA
- a CDS encoding DUF3722 multi-domain protein — protein MFDFMESVQHAFYEASHWNVDNSYGALNASARALLDFDIPRGLRMQISSLAAPNFATSYTLGSVGIVDGSVSYLYSSLPLRKDLRTSHIDLHHVIRGYKHTKELRRPDEKWSWEVWHAGQRIDRKNTLLYGRIFLPQSRLEALYLRRLSPTRQLRIAAVSDSNLNNGGTILTLLQNDMGKYSTEYMYSTDSALMGVRGLYNFGPDAKVAATEPIVAEQVESVHGRFSAGAELYYGILNKSGGISTGLRFATLPNHAGFPYTMTLTLNPLMGNLSSTYAVKAGRNLALSSRFDFNFYSYESELQLGCELWRIRSTTDVEWAVKKLRPDWKRPTVSPDDDVSGVLKARVDQDWRVGVLWEGRLKELLFTLGASLDLLKREQIFRSVGIELQYSS, from the exons ATGTTTGACTTTATGGAGAGCGTGCAGCATGCGTTCTACGAGGCATCACACTGGAACGTCGACAATTCCTATGGCGCACTCAACGCGTCGGCACGAG CATTGCTCGATTTCGATATTCCCAGAGGCCTACGCATGCAGATATCCTCTCTTGCCGCTCCAAATTTTGCGACATCATATACGCTAGGAAGCGTGGGTATTGTCGACGGCTCAGTATCCTACCTTTATTCATCGCTACCACTGCGGAAGGACCTCAGGACTTCCCATATTGACTTGCACCATGTAATACGAGGTTACAAACATACCAAAGAGTTGCGAAGACCAGACGAGAAATGGTCGTGGGAGGTGTGGCATGCGGGTCAGCGAATAGACCGCAAGA ACACCCTCCTCTATGGGCGCATATTCCTCCCTCAGTCCAGACTCGAAGCCCTATATCTGCGCCGCCTTAGTCCTACACGACAACTTCGGATCGCGGCCGTAAGCGACTCGAACCTCAACAATGGCGGGACGATTCTTACGCTCCTGCAAAATGACATGGGCAAATATAGTACCGAATACATGTACAGCACCGATTCGGCTCTTATGGGCGTCCGAGGACTGTACAACTTTGGGCCTGATGCCAAAGTCGCGGCTACGGAGCCGATAGTTGCAGAGCAGGTAGAGTCTGTGCATGGCCGCTTCAGTGCAGGCGCAGAGCTCTACTATGGCATACTCAACAAGAGCGGGGGGATCAGCACGGGGCTGCGATTCGCTACCCTACCCAACCATGCGGGTTTCCCGTATACCATGACGCTGACGCTGAACCCGTTGATGGGCAATCTGTCTTCCACATATGCCGTCAAGGCTGGACGTAACCTTGCGCTTAGTTCCCGCTTCGACTTTAATTTCTACTCATATGAAAGTGAGCTGCAGCTCGGGTGCGAATTGTGGCGCATACGCAGCACGACTGACGTAGAGTGGGCGGTCAAAAAGCTGCGTCCAGATTGGAAACGCCCAACGGTTTCGCCAGACGACGACGTTTCTGGGGTGCTCAAGGCGCGGGTCGACCAGGATTGGCGCGTCGGAGTTTTATGGGAGGGCAGACTAAAGGAGCTCCTATTCACGCTCGGCGCAAGTCTGGACCTGTTGAAAAGAGAACAGATATTCCGATCGGTCGGTATTGAGCTGCAGTACTCATCTTGA